A genome region from Acinetobacter lwoffii includes the following:
- the nirD gene encoding nitrite reductase small subunit NirD, whose amino-acid sequence MTILKDMNELNWYEVCNLDEITPNTGVAALIEGQQIAIFRVGQEQRVYALSNQDPFSLANVMARGILGDLQGERVVASPIYKQHFSLVTGRCLEEQDQKLLVFPTRIENGKVLVSPTAQKTYISSNGQNTERLKLVLVGNGLAGMRCLEDLLDMALDRYDITVIGEEPWGNYNRIMLSPVLSGEKSFAEIMLHSADWYAEKGIRFIAGDAASSIDRSRKQVHTQKGEVVAYDRLILATGSKPFMPPIPGAELEGVISFRDIQDVSRMLDYCKTKQNAVVIGGGLLGLEAAYGLKQQGMNVTVLHLMDRIMDRQLDMKASQMLKKSIEDKGIRIITEANTEELLGMDGHVTQLRLKDGTVLDADLVVFAVGIRPNKTLAEQAGLRCNRGVLVNDTMQTYDPSIYAVGECIEHRGQTFGLVEPLWGQAFICATHLAEHGRLTFKAPTVPTQLKVSGCDVFSAGNFEPQDDFEDIVLNDEKRQIYKRIIIQQDKVIGAVLFGDTEDGAWYAELIADQTPISNIRSKLLFGRDFALKKAG is encoded by the coding sequence ATGACAATTTTAAAAGACATGAACGAACTGAACTGGTACGAAGTCTGCAATCTGGATGAGATCACTCCGAATACCGGTGTTGCAGCCTTGATTGAAGGTCAGCAGATTGCAATTTTTCGCGTGGGTCAGGAACAGCGGGTTTATGCACTCAGCAATCAGGATCCGTTTAGTCTGGCCAATGTCATGGCACGTGGCATTCTGGGTGATCTGCAAGGTGAGCGTGTAGTCGCATCCCCAATTTACAAGCAGCATTTCAGTCTGGTGACCGGTCGTTGTCTGGAAGAACAAGACCAGAAATTACTGGTATTTCCAACCCGAATTGAAAATGGCAAAGTTCTGGTGAGTCCAACCGCACAAAAGACTTATATTTCCAGTAATGGTCAAAACACAGAGCGCTTAAAACTGGTACTGGTCGGGAATGGGCTGGCGGGTATGCGCTGTCTGGAAGACTTGCTGGATATGGCACTAGATCGTTATGACATTACCGTGATTGGGGAAGAGCCGTGGGGCAATTACAACCGGATCATGTTGTCACCGGTATTGTCTGGTGAGAAAAGTTTTGCCGAAATTATGCTGCATTCAGCCGACTGGTATGCCGAAAAAGGCATTCGATTCATCGCTGGAGATGCTGCCAGCTCTATCGACCGTTCACGTAAGCAGGTTCATACCCAAAAAGGCGAAGTCGTTGCTTATGACCGTCTGATCCTCGCGACCGGTTCCAAACCCTTTATGCCGCCAATTCCAGGTGCTGAACTTGAAGGCGTGATTAGCTTCCGGGATATTCAGGATGTTAGTCGCATGCTGGATTACTGCAAAACCAAGCAAAACGCCGTCGTGATTGGGGGCGGTCTGCTGGGACTGGAAGCAGCTTATGGACTGAAGCAGCAGGGAATGAATGTGACTGTGCTGCACCTGATGGACCGTATTATGGATCGTCAGCTGGATATGAAAGCCAGTCAAATGCTGAAAAAATCAATAGAAGATAAAGGTATCCGGATCATCACCGAAGCCAATACCGAAGAGCTGCTCGGTATGGATGGTCACGTGACTCAACTGCGTTTAAAAGACGGGACAGTGCTGGATGCCGATTTGGTGGTCTTTGCCGTCGGGATTCGACCAAATAAAACTCTGGCTGAACAGGCTGGCTTGCGCTGCAATCGTGGGGTGCTGGTGAATGACACCATGCAAACCTATGACCCGAGTATTTATGCAGTGGGTGAATGTATTGAGCATCGTGGTCAGACCTTTGGACTGGTTGAGCCATTATGGGGACAGGCCTTTATCTGTGCGACGCATCTGGCTGAACATGGCCGACTGACCTTTAAGGCACCGACTGTTCCGACCCAGCTCAAGGTTAGCGGATGTGATGTCTTCTCTGCCGGCAATTTTGAACCTCAGGATGATTTTGAAGATATCGTGCTGAATGATGAAAAACGTCAAATCTATAAACGGATCATTATCCAGCAGGACAAGGTCATTGGTGCGGTGCTATTTGGCGATACCGAAGATGGAGCTTGGTATGCAGAACTGATTGCAGATCAGACACCGATTAGTAATATCCGCAGCAAACTGCTTTTTGGTCGGGATTTTGCATTAAAAAAGGCAGGGTAA
- a CDS encoding nitrate reductase encodes MNSIPVMELHSSTESQIKTTQTTCPYCGVGCGVIAHVSQTSMGEKVQIEGDVQHPANLGKLCIKGSHLADTLGLKTRLLHPMTGRKEQRQISTWDHAISSIANKFQQCIDQYGRDSIAFYVSGQLLTEDYYVVNKFVKGYLGTANIDTNSRLCMSSAVAAHKRAFGEDLVPASYTDFEQTEMVVLVGSNTAWCHPVLYQRIMKAKEERDLFVVVIDPRFTATCEAADLHLPILPGQDVALFNGLLQYLQQNGYTDLDFVTQHTQGLEQALASSSTESSLESVAKRTGIAIEKLTLFFQKFAQTEKIMSLFSMGVNQSSQGVDKANSIINCHLLTGKIGKPGSAPFSMTGQPNAMGGREVGGLANMLASHLDLDNPQHQQLVQDFWQSPVIARQPGLKAVDLFQAVESGKIKAIWIMATNPIVSLPDADQVKRALEKCEFVVVSDICLDTDTTQYADVLLPALGWGEKDGTVTNSERRISRQKAFLPTPGKAKADWWAISRVAKALGFRGFDFNTSHDIFLEHARLSAYQNNSLSQREDTPNFRYFNLQGFTHLSFAEYQNLAPIQWPVWDKQEVHQVSQLFSQGQFSHADGKARLVPTVAADPVHAIFAEYPLILNTGRIRDQWHTMSRTGLSASLSQHRAEPYCELHPQDALKYGLKDAELVEVKSAWGSCVLRVQFSQNMRRGQIFAPIHWNDQFASDARIGKVVNPVVDPISGEPEFKHTPVMIQPFYTQWWGVLYVREGFEQQIQTMIKKTVWWSKIQTTQAIRYELADRRRFSDITGEIKSLLAFDDESFEWLNLEDQTAHISHSVVLQDGQLIASFYIAPAALLPDRDWVAGLFRRERLSALHRKALLAGQAMSMGNSEGPLVCSCFKVGKNRIIQTIKDKNITHEKQVTACLKAGGNCGSCLPEIRGLIKACQTECIE; translated from the coding sequence ATGAATAGTATTCCGGTTATGGAACTACATAGCTCTACTGAATCCCAAATAAAAACCACTCAGACGACCTGTCCTTATTGTGGAGTAGGCTGTGGTGTCATCGCGCACGTAAGCCAAACCTCGATGGGTGAAAAGGTTCAGATTGAAGGCGATGTTCAGCATCCGGCGAACTTGGGCAAGTTGTGTATTAAAGGCAGTCATCTTGCCGATACACTTGGCTTAAAAACCCGGCTTCTGCATCCGATGACAGGGCGAAAAGAGCAGCGGCAAATAAGCACTTGGGATCATGCCATTTCAAGTATTGCCAATAAATTTCAGCAATGTATTGATCAGTATGGACGTGACAGCATCGCCTTTTACGTCTCCGGCCAGCTTTTGACTGAAGACTATTATGTGGTGAATAAGTTTGTAAAAGGCTATCTCGGTACTGCCAATATTGATACCAATTCAAGGCTGTGCATGTCATCTGCTGTGGCAGCACATAAACGGGCTTTCGGCGAAGACCTGGTACCGGCCAGCTACACAGATTTTGAGCAGACAGAAATGGTGGTTCTGGTCGGTTCCAATACCGCCTGGTGCCATCCGGTGCTTTATCAGCGCATCATGAAAGCTAAAGAAGAGCGGGATTTATTTGTGGTGGTGATTGATCCCCGCTTTACCGCAACCTGTGAAGCGGCAGATTTACACTTGCCGATTTTACCGGGTCAGGATGTCGCGCTGTTTAATGGCCTGTTACAGTATCTTCAGCAAAATGGCTATACTGATCTGGATTTTGTTACACAACATACCCAAGGTCTGGAGCAGGCACTTGCCAGCAGCTCGACAGAGTCATCACTTGAAAGCGTGGCAAAGCGTACTGGTATTGCTATTGAAAAATTAACCTTATTTTTTCAGAAATTTGCCCAGACCGAAAAAATTATGAGCCTGTTTTCCATGGGTGTAAACCAATCCTCTCAAGGAGTAGACAAGGCCAATAGCATTATCAACTGTCATTTATTGACAGGAAAAATAGGCAAACCCGGTTCGGCACCTTTTTCTATGACCGGACAACCGAATGCGATGGGCGGACGGGAAGTCGGTGGGCTGGCCAATATGCTGGCCAGTCATCTGGATTTGGATAACCCGCAGCATCAGCAACTGGTGCAGGATTTCTGGCAAAGCCCGGTCATCGCGCGGCAGCCCGGATTAAAAGCAGTAGATTTATTTCAAGCGGTGGAAAGCGGGAAAATCAAGGCCATCTGGATTATGGCCACCAATCCGATCGTGAGTTTGCCCGATGCAGATCAGGTCAAACGTGCTCTGGAAAAGTGTGAATTTGTGGTGGTTTCCGATATTTGTCTCGACACCGATACCACGCAATATGCCGATGTACTATTACCGGCCCTAGGTTGGGGCGAAAAAGATGGCACAGTCACCAATTCGGAGCGTCGTATTTCCCGGCAAAAGGCTTTTTTGCCGACTCCGGGTAAAGCCAAAGCAGACTGGTGGGCCATTTCCCGGGTGGCTAAAGCTTTAGGTTTTCGCGGTTTTGACTTTAACACTAGCCATGACATTTTTCTGGAACATGCCCGTTTATCTGCCTATCAGAATAATTCACTTTCGCAACGTGAAGATACGCCAAATTTCCGCTATTTCAACCTGCAAGGTTTTACTCATCTCAGTTTTGCTGAATATCAGAATCTGGCACCGATCCAGTGGCCGGTCTGGGATAAGCAAGAAGTTCATCAGGTGAGTCAACTATTTAGTCAAGGCCAGTTTAGCCATGCAGATGGCAAAGCCAGATTGGTGCCGACAGTTGCAGCCGATCCGGTACATGCTATTTTTGCTGAATATCCCCTGATCCTGAATACCGGACGCATTCGCGACCAATGGCACACCATGAGCCGTACCGGATTATCTGCCAGTTTATCCCAGCATCGTGCCGAGCCTTATTGTGAGCTGCATCCGCAAGATGCGTTGAAATATGGCCTGAAAGATGCCGAGCTGGTCGAGGTGAAATCTGCTTGGGGAAGTTGTGTACTCCGTGTGCAATTTTCACAAAATATGCGACGTGGCCAGATTTTTGCACCGATTCACTGGAACGACCAGTTTGCGTCCGATGCGCGGATTGGCAAAGTAGTGAATCCGGTAGTTGATCCGATTTCTGGTGAGCCAGAATTTAAGCATACTCCGGTCATGATCCAGCCATTTTATACTCAGTGGTGGGGCGTGCTGTATGTACGGGAAGGCTTTGAACAGCAGATCCAGACCATGATTAAAAAGACGGTGTGGTGGAGCAAAATTCAAACCACTCAGGCCATCCGTTATGAACTGGCAGACCGGCGCAGGTTTTCTGACATCACCGGGGAGATCAAGAGCCTGTTAGCCTTTGATGATGAAAGCTTTGAATGGCTGAATCTTGAAGATCAAACGGCGCATATCAGTCATAGTGTGGTGCTTCAGGATGGCCAGTTAATTGCCAGTTTTTATATCGCACCGGCAGCACTATTGCCAGATCGTGACTGGGTGGCAGGCCTGTTTAGACGTGAACGTCTGAGTGCATTGCATCGTAAAGCATTGCTGGCAGGTCAGGCCATGTCGATGGGAAATAGTGAAGGGCCATTGGTCTGTAGCTGTTTTAAAGTCGGCAAGAACCGAATTATTCAAACCATTAAAGATAAAAATATCACGCATGAAAAACAGGTGACTGCATGTCTAAAAGCCGGAGGAAATTGCGGTTCATGTTTGCCAGAAATTAGAGGCCTGATTAAAGCCTGCCAGACGGAGTGCATAGAATGA
- the mobA gene encoding molybdenum cofactor guanylyltransferase, with product MKRRVMKTVSYPETDVVILAGGLARRMNGINKLLHKFDDEIQLIKIHQQLKSRASKVWVNSHRDHSIYKRMIPSIDFYQDDEPGFQGPLMGMKSAWSHVQSDYVLFVPCDVTYIPKKVISRLHQALQRHPLSEVAVVEINEKALFPFCLMKRSSLPTLIQHLEQDQHSLKICFADMHMQRASFKNRALFFHSINSFDELQQHQQLNFL from the coding sequence ATGAAAAGAAGAGTGATGAAAACGGTATCTTATCCGGAAACTGATGTGGTAATTCTGGCCGGTGGTTTAGCGCGGCGCATGAATGGCATCAATAAATTGCTGCACAAATTTGATGATGAAATCCAGCTCATTAAAATCCATCAGCAGTTGAAGTCCCGAGCAAGCAAAGTCTGGGTCAATAGCCATCGGGATCACTCCATTTATAAACGGATGATTCCTTCAATCGACTTTTATCAGGACGATGAACCCGGTTTTCAGGGACCATTGATGGGCATGAAGAGTGCCTGGTCACATGTACAATCTGATTATGTGCTGTTCGTACCCTGTGATGTGACCTATATTCCCAAAAAGGTCATTTCACGTTTACATCAGGCCCTGCAACGACATCCTTTATCTGAAGTGGCGGTGGTTGAAATCAATGAAAAGGCATTGTTTCCATTCTGTCTGATGAAACGCAGCAGCTTACCCACTCTTATCCAACACCTTGAACAGGATCAGCACAGTTTAAAAATCTGTTTTGCTGACATGCACATGCAGCGGGCAAGTTTTAAAAATCGTGCCCTGTTTTTCCACAGCATTAATTCATTTGATGAGCTACAGCAGCATCAACAGCTTAACTTTCTCTAG
- the moaA gene encoding GTP 3',8-cyclase MoaA yields the protein MNSMTALASRSIFQDQFGRQKRKLRISVTDRCNFKCSYCMPEHPEWMNKKDLLSFEALYAFCEFMVRHGIEQIRVTGGEPLMRQGIVHFIARLQTLKAIGLKRISMTSNGHYLKDYAQPLKQAGLDDLNISLDSLDPKQFQQLTQKQLQPVLQGIAAAQQAGLSVKINSVLIKGNNDNQIIPLVKWAQHQAVELRFIEFMPLDGDQKWNPSDVISEQDILDQLKTEFDVRVSQGQGANPARCYLVNGQPLGIISTITHSFCGDCDRLRLNAQGEFYNCLFARQGLNLKADIEQLALDHFATQTLQHKLRAYIWHKEAGFHAIQQSPIQKPIRKISMHRIGG from the coding sequence ATGAACAGCATGACAGCTTTAGCATCTCGCAGTATCTTTCAGGATCAGTTTGGACGCCAGAAACGTAAGTTGCGGATATCAGTAACTGACCGTTGTAATTTCAAATGCAGTTATTGCATGCCTGAACATCCGGAATGGATGAACAAAAAAGATTTGCTTAGTTTTGAGGCCCTGTATGCTTTTTGCGAGTTTATGGTGCGACACGGGATTGAGCAGATCCGGGTGACGGGGGGCGAACCGTTGATGCGTCAAGGTATTGTTCATTTTATTGCCCGCTTACAGACGCTGAAAGCTATTGGCCTGAAACGTATTTCCATGACCAGCAATGGCCATTATTTAAAAGATTATGCCCAGCCGCTTAAACAGGCAGGACTAGACGATCTGAATATCAGTCTGGACAGTCTTGATCCAAAGCAGTTTCAGCAACTGACCCAAAAACAGTTACAGCCTGTACTTCAAGGCATTGCCGCCGCGCAGCAGGCAGGGTTGTCCGTCAAGATCAATAGTGTGCTCATCAAAGGCAACAATGACAATCAGATTATTCCTCTCGTGAAATGGGCACAGCATCAGGCCGTAGAACTGCGTTTTATTGAGTTTATGCCCCTCGATGGCGATCAGAAATGGAATCCGTCTGATGTCATCAGTGAGCAAGATATCTTGGATCAACTGAAAACCGAATTTGATGTCCGGGTATCTCAAGGTCAAGGTGCTAATCCGGCACGCTGTTATCTGGTCAATGGGCAGCCTTTGGGGATTATTTCCACGATTACCCATTCATTTTGTGGCGATTGCGACCGTCTGCGTTTAAATGCCCAAGGTGAATTTTATAACTGTTTATTTGCCAGACAAGGCCTCAACCTTAAGGCAGATATCGAACAACTGGCGCTGGATCATTTCGCCACACAGACACTTCAGCACAAGCTACGCGCTTATATCTGGCATAAAGAGGCCGGTTTTCATGCGATCCAGCAATCACCAATACAAAAGCCGATCCGAAAAATCAGTATGCACCGCATTGGAGGATAA
- a CDS encoding MoaD/ThiS family protein, with protein sequence MSLTQQKLIHIKIEAFGAIERQIPADLSLQCESEIQVSEVLNQLLSIYPDIQPMLERCACAIGEDIISRQNILNRDSTLVLLAPVTGG encoded by the coding sequence ATGTCTCTCACTCAGCAAAAATTAATTCATATCAAAATAGAAGCCTTCGGTGCGATTGAACGACAAATCCCCGCAGATTTGAGTCTGCAATGCGAGTCTGAAATTCAGGTTTCTGAAGTCCTGAACCAGTTGCTATCAATCTATCCTGATATACAGCCCATGCTGGAACGCTGCGCCTGTGCAATCGGTGAAGACATTATTTCCAGACAGAACATTTTAAATCGGGACAGTACGCTAGTGCTGTTAGCGCCGGTAACAGGAGGCTGA
- a CDS encoding molybdenum cofactor biosynthesis protein MoaE: MQLKPLKQFARIQQTAFRLEDFDGIQHFPECGGIGIFVGTVRNHHQGKAVRALKYTAYAPVAEKMIREIEQQIQTKYEVSYVRVVHRIGELGIGETAIIAMAYAAHRREAFAACEEAVERVKHEVPVWKEEFYMDGSSQYVEGCCIRKDHRPETDHSHHAEDAHCHHHHVAPHACQSPSN, from the coding sequence ATGCAACTCAAACCATTAAAACAATTTGCCCGAATCCAGCAGACTGCTTTTAGGCTGGAGGATTTTGATGGTATTCAGCACTTTCCGGAATGTGGTGGAATCGGCATCTTTGTCGGAACAGTACGTAATCATCATCAGGGGAAAGCTGTGCGTGCCCTGAAATATACCGCCTATGCACCTGTGGCTGAAAAAATGATTCGTGAAATTGAACAGCAGATTCAGACCAAATACGAGGTGTCTTATGTGCGGGTGGTGCATCGGATTGGTGAGTTGGGGATTGGAGAAACAGCCATTATTGCTATGGCTTATGCCGCCCATCGTCGTGAGGCTTTTGCGGCCTGTGAGGAAGCTGTGGAAAGGGTGAAGCATGAGGTTCCGGTCTGGAAAGAAGAGTTTTATATGGATGGTAGCAGCCAGTATGTAGAGGGCTGTTGTATCCGAAAAGATCATAGACCTGAAACGGATCACTCTCATCATGCAGAAGATGCGCATTGTCACCATCACCATGTAGCACCACACGCTTGCCAATCACCATCTAATTAA
- the moaCB gene encoding bifunctional molybdenum cofactor biosynthesis protein MoaC/MoaB — protein MKNVGMKAESYRTAIATGILHAPPHCVELLRNGNTEKGDALKTARIAGILGAKRTDELIPLCHPLPIYRADVEYELCDAHVEIIATVETIGPTGVEMEALTAVSLAGLTLYDMLKPHCEPEDLSLDQCRLQQKKGGKSHFTRVLKESLSASVIVLSDTVAAGKKPDTAGQNVLEILKEANFDSISYQVIPDSPEQLLTLIEQQKNQYPLILTVGGTGLGPKDLTVETLQPLLQREIPGLMEASRSFGQKRTPYAALSRGVAGYIENSLVMTLPGSRQGAKESLIAVLPALVHLFDVQKNIPHAGGYQ, from the coding sequence ATGAAAAATGTAGGGATGAAAGCAGAAAGTTATCGTACAGCAATTGCCACTGGAATCCTGCATGCACCGCCACATTGCGTTGAGTTGCTGCGTAATGGCAATACTGAAAAAGGGGATGCCCTGAAGACAGCACGCATTGCCGGCATTCTGGGTGCCAAACGGACCGATGAGCTGATTCCCTTATGCCATCCATTGCCGATTTATCGTGCCGATGTGGAATATGAACTGTGTGATGCGCATGTCGAAATTATTGCTACCGTTGAAACCATTGGACCCACCGGTGTGGAAATGGAAGCTTTGACAGCGGTCAGTCTGGCAGGTCTGACCTTATATGACATGCTGAAGCCGCATTGTGAACCGGAAGATTTGTCGCTGGATCAATGCAGGTTGCAGCAGAAAAAAGGTGGAAAATCACATTTTACCCGCGTACTTAAAGAGAGTCTGTCCGCTTCAGTTATTGTACTGTCCGATACGGTTGCAGCCGGCAAAAAGCCGGACACTGCCGGACAAAACGTACTGGAAATTTTAAAAGAAGCCAATTTTGATTCTATTAGTTATCAGGTCATTCCCGATAGCCCAGAACAGCTCTTGACCCTGATTGAACAGCAGAAAAATCAGTATCCGCTGATTCTAACTGTGGGGGGCACTGGCTTGGGTCCTAAAGACCTGACAGTCGAAACCCTGCAACCTTTGCTGCAACGGGAAATTCCCGGCTTGATGGAAGCTTCACGTAGTTTTGGACAGAAACGTACCCCTTATGCGGCATTAAGCCGTGGCGTGGCTGGCTATATTGAGAACAGTTTGGTGATGACCCTGCCGGGAAGTCGTCAGGGTGCGAAAGAATCTCTGATCGCGGTACTTCCGGCTTTGGTGCACTTGTTTGATGTGCAAAAAAATATCCCACATGCGGGAGGTTATCAATGA
- a CDS encoding molybdopterin molybdotransferase MoeA: MNQALSYSACGAEPGLISVDQALQMILEQTHILATESLPLAQTLNRYLAKAIDSAIPLPLFSQSALDGYALCSAENVSAHSTFELIGEIRAGQSTEIELRPGQAVRIFTGARIPAGTTTVARQEIVECHANQIIITTDLKPHTDIRDAGEEIAQGQRLADVGQKLHVGAIAALSMAGVKQVSVYRYPKIAVVITGDEVASSIEDLNSGKIFDANAPLIQAWFQSQGQNVDILYVPDCESELQLLLNRLKHQYDVILTTGGVSVGDYDFIRPVALEQGFEQIFWKVKQKPGKPMLFAKYRRDDQDYCYLLGLPGNPAAVYVGMQIYTATLLNALQGQKQSPAWLSAVMTHDLKADARERFLRMTAEFDQGTLKLKSLAKQQSHMLSNLMQANCLVRIPAGTEIQAGQVVQGLLI; this comes from the coding sequence ATGAATCAGGCACTATCGTATTCAGCCTGCGGTGCTGAGCCGGGACTGATTTCTGTTGATCAGGCACTGCAGATGATACTTGAGCAGACGCATATTCTGGCAACTGAAAGCCTGCCGCTTGCTCAGACTCTGAATCGCTATCTGGCAAAAGCGATTGATTCGGCCATTCCATTGCCGCTGTTTTCACAAAGTGCTTTAGATGGCTATGCGCTTTGTAGTGCAGAAAATGTTAGTGCTCACAGCACTTTTGAACTCATTGGAGAGATTCGGGCAGGGCAAAGTACTGAAATTGAACTGCGTCCAGGTCAGGCGGTTCGGATTTTTACCGGTGCCAGGATTCCGGCAGGAACTACAACAGTCGCCCGTCAGGAAATTGTCGAATGCCATGCCAATCAAATCATCATCACAACAGACCTAAAACCTCATACGGATATACGTGACGCAGGCGAGGAAATCGCACAAGGACAACGTCTGGCAGATGTAGGACAAAAACTGCATGTAGGTGCAATTGCAGCTTTAAGTATGGCAGGCGTAAAGCAGGTTTCAGTCTATCGTTATCCTAAAATTGCCGTTGTGATTACTGGAGATGAAGTGGCTTCCAGCATTGAAGACCTGAATTCCGGAAAAATCTTTGACGCCAATGCTCCGCTGATTCAGGCCTGGTTTCAGTCACAGGGTCAAAACGTAGATATTCTGTATGTGCCCGATTGTGAGTCCGAACTGCAATTATTACTGAACCGACTCAAACACCAATATGATGTCATCTTGACCACAGGCGGGGTTTCGGTGGGTGATTATGATTTCATTCGTCCTGTTGCCCTGGAGCAGGGTTTTGAGCAGATTTTCTGGAAAGTGAAGCAGAAGCCTGGAAAACCGATGTTATTTGCCAAGTATCGTCGAGATGATCAAGATTACTGTTATCTCTTGGGCTTACCGGGGAATCCGGCTGCCGTTTATGTCGGGATGCAAATCTATACGGCAACTTTACTGAATGCCTTACAAGGGCAAAAGCAGTCACCTGCATGGCTCAGTGCGGTGATGACGCATGATTTGAAAGCAGATGCACGCGAACGATTTTTAAGAATGACTGCCGAATTTGATCAGGGCACTTTAAAGCTCAAAAGCCTGGCAAAACAGCAGTCGCATATGTTGAGTAATCTGATGCAGGCCAACTGTCTGGTGCGTATTCCGGCCGGAACAGAAATCCAAGCCGGGCAAGTGGTACAGGGTTTGCTGATTTGA
- the modA gene encoding molybdate ABC transporter substrate-binding protein, translating to MNVSKILLTSMLLSSTMLHAETVKVYAAASLTNALTDISRLYEQQHRDIQIVPVFAASSVLAKQIAAGASSDLFFSADLDWMNDLIEKQKIQVGQSKPVLFNELVLISPIQQKNNFKMSADFNFAKAFQGYLCTGQMESVPAGKYAQQSLTRLGWLKPLRGRVVGTDSVRSTLAFVERGECQVGIVYRTDALMSKKVKISGVFPASTHRPIVYPIALTRQGQKNQAAVQFSEFIQTSAQARQIFQKYGFKLKVG from the coding sequence ATGAATGTATCTAAAATTCTACTGACCTCTATGCTGCTGAGCAGCACAATGCTGCATGCCGAGACAGTCAAAGTCTATGCTGCGGCCAGCCTGACCAATGCGCTTACTGATATTTCCAGATTATATGAGCAACAGCATCGGGACATCCAGATCGTTCCGGTTTTTGCTGCGTCTTCGGTATTGGCGAAACAAATTGCGGCGGGAGCCAGCAGTGATCTATTTTTCTCTGCAGACCTGGACTGGATGAATGATCTGATCGAGAAACAAAAAATCCAGGTGGGGCAGAGTAAACCTGTTCTGTTTAATGAGCTGGTATTGATTAGTCCTATCCAGCAAAAAAATAATTTTAAAATGTCAGCCGACTTTAATTTTGCTAAAGCCTTTCAAGGCTATCTATGTACCGGACAAATGGAATCGGTACCTGCTGGAAAATATGCCCAGCAAAGCTTAACCCGGCTGGGCTGGTTGAAACCGCTTCGGGGCAGAGTAGTTGGGACGGATAGCGTCCGTTCAACTCTCGCATTTGTAGAACGTGGCGAATGTCAGGTCGGCATTGTATATAGAACTGATGCCTTGATGAGTAAAAAAGTTAAAATTTCGGGAGTGTTTCCAGCCAGTACACATCGTCCGATTGTGTATCCGATTGCTTTAACCCGGCAAGGCCAGAAAAATCAGGCAGCAGTCCAATTTTCTGAATTTATCCAGACGAGCGCACAGGCCAGACAGATTTTCCAGAAATATGGCTTTAAGCTTAAGGTAGGCTAA
- the modB gene encoding molybdate ABC transporter permease subunit, with protein sequence MLTPEELSALALSAKVAGFATAVCLPFAIAVAWLLARYEFRAKFLVEAILQMPMVLPPVVLGYLLLLLFGHQGMLGQYLHAWGIQLIFNWKGAVLAAMIVAFPLMVQPIRLSFQMINRQLEQVAGSLGAAPWRVFCSISLPLALPGILIGSILCFSRSLGEFGATITFVGNIPEETRTIPIAIYSLLQQPDGESMAMRLVILSLILAFSALIANYWIMQKYQRKLEA encoded by the coding sequence ATGCTTACACCAGAAGAACTGAGTGCCTTAGCGCTTTCAGCCAAAGTAGCGGGCTTTGCCACAGCGGTGTGTCTGCCATTTGCTATCGCCGTAGCATGGTTACTGGCGCGTTATGAATTCAGGGCCAAATTTCTTGTAGAGGCGATATTGCAGATGCCCATGGTGCTACCGCCGGTGGTACTGGGGTATCTTCTGCTCCTGCTGTTTGGTCATCAGGGGATGTTAGGGCAATATCTGCATGCATGGGGAATTCAGCTGATATTTAACTGGAAAGGTGCGGTACTGGCAGCAATGATTGTGGCATTTCCTTTAATGGTTCAACCCATTCGCTTGTCTTTTCAAATGATCAACCGGCAGTTAGAACAGGTGGCAGGATCTCTGGGCGCTGCACCATGGCGGGTGTTCTGTAGCATTAGCCTGCCTCTGGCTTTGCCTGGAATTTTAATCGGCAGCATTTTATGTTTCAGCCGCAGTCTGGGAGAATTTGGTGCCACCATTACCTTTGTCGGTAATATTCCCGAGGAAACCCGCACGATTCCTATCGCCATTTATAGCCTGTTACAGCAGCCTGATGGAGAAAGCATGGCCATGCGTCTGGTCATTTTATCTCTGATTCTGGCTTTTTCAGCCTTGATTGCAAATTACTGGATCATGCAGAAGTATCAACGTAAATTGGAGGCTTAA